The following nucleotide sequence is from Corylus avellana chromosome ca7, CavTom2PMs-1.0.
TTCGAATCGAATGAGTATTTtgatatagaaaaattatacaattttttttattttagttttcattgttAGATTTTGTGGGTTAATTTGATTGGattgaatttattaatttatttggcattccTTCACTTGTTAGtgataataagaaatataatgaaattctaaacaaaaatcttaTACTTTTAGATATTTTTCAGGTTAATTCTTGatccataatttttcttaaagttaaGAAAAATATGGGAAAGCCAAAAACACTTGATtcattctttaagaaaaaagatgcgAGTCAATTAAAAGTTAGTACTTGTACACATTTAGAGAAACCTTTAGCAACGGATCTCGAGGCTTTAGTGACTAATGAGCGTCCCTCCAAATGTCCAAGAATTCAACCAGAAGAAATGAATGCTACCTTTTTGGAACGTGATCCAGGATTACGTCCGCAAATATGGAAATTCCCTGTTAACTTACAAGATGACATTCGACGTGCTTATATAAGAGCCAAACCATGTCAACCCAAGCTTTCGGAATATCCATATTCAAGAATGGGTAATAATCATCGCCGATTTCAAGCCTCTTGGTTTGAGACATACTCAACTTGGTTGGAGTACTCAAAATCAAAGGATGCTATATTTTGTCTTCCATGCTATGTTTTTGCTAAGAAACCAATAAGTCGTCCAGGATCAGATGCATTTACAGGGAAAGGTTTTAACAATTGGAAAAAGGCAAGTGATGGGATGAATAGTTCTTTAATAAGACATGTGGGGAAAGATCCAAATTCACCACATAATATTGCCGTGAAATGTTGTGAGGATCTAATGAATCAGTCAGGGCATATTGACAAGATAGTTGAAAAGCAAACAttacaagaaataaagaataatCAGTTGCGGCTCAAAACCTCTATAGATAGTGTTCAGTGGCTTACATTCCAAGCATGTCCCTTTAGAGGTCATGATGAAAGCTCTGGCTCGAAAAATCAAGGTAACTTCATTGAATTGGTAAAGCTCCTAGCAAGCTATAATGACGATGTTGCTGGACTTGTCTTGGAAAATGCTCcaaaaaatgccaaatatacatcacccaaaattcaaaaggaaatccTACATATCATTGCAAATAAAGTGCGGGATGCgattagaaaagaaattggggaTGCCAAATTTTGCATTCTCGTTGATGAAGCTCGGGATGAATAAAAAAGGGAGCAAATGGCTATTATTTTGAGGTTTGTTGATAAAGATGGTTTTATTAGGGAGCGATTCTTTCATATTGTGCATGTTAAAGATACTTCTgcatcaactttgaaaaaagagaTATGTGTTGTTCTTTCTCGTTATAATCtccaaattgaaaatattcgAGGCCAAGGATATGATGGAGCTAGTAATATGCGTGGTGAATGGAATGGGTTACAAGCTTTATTTGTTAGGGATTGTCCATATGCATATTATGTGCATTGCATGGCTCATAAACTACAATAAGCTTTAGTTGCAACATCTAGAGAAGCCAAGCGCTTTCATCAATTCTTTTATCTAGTTGGcttcaattattaatattgttgGGGGTTCTTCTAAATGTCATGATGACTTGCAATCTATTCATGctgttgaaattgaaattttggttgCTTCTAATGCAATTGAGACTGGAAGGGGGATAAACCAAATTGGCACTTTGCAACGACCTGGAGATACTCGATGGTCATCTCATTATCAATCTGTTTGTAGCATGATAAGAATGTATGGTGCAACTTGTTTAGTTATCAACAAGATCTCAAATGAGGGAGCTAATTATTCTCAACGTGGTGATGCTGAAGCGACTTACATGATATTAAcataatttgaatttattttgatatagcatttgatgaaagaaattatGGGACTCACAAATATGCTTTGCAAATCTTTGCAACAAAAGTCACTAGACATTTTAAATGCCATGAGTCAAGTTTCAACTACACAATCACTCATTCAAAAGATGAGAGATGATGGGTGGGAGCCTTTGCTTACTATTGTTAAATCATTTTGTGAGGAAAATGATATCGATATTCCTGATATGAATGCTCATTACACTAGAGCTCGAGGTAGATCTTGTCATCAAGATGAAGGGTCTCCAACAACAATGGAGCATCATTTTATAGTTGATATATTTACTGCTGCAATAGATTTCCAGTTACAAGAATTGACAAATAGATTTAATGAGCAAGCTGTGGAACTTCTCATTCTTAGCGTTGCTTTAAGCCCTAAAGATGCATACAAATCATTTAAGATTGATGATATATGTAAGTTAGCTGAAAAGTTTTATCCTCGAGATTTCACCGAgcaagaaaaaatttgtttgaaatttcagTTGCAGCATTATAAGCTTGATGTGCCAAAGCATCAAGATTTTCAGAATATGTCTACATTATTTGAGTTATGCAGAGGATTGGCAGtttcagaaaaatcaaagatctATCCTTTGATTGACAGA
It contains:
- the LOC132187857 gene encoding uncharacterized protein LOC132187857, whose translation is MGKPKTLDSFFKKKDASQLKVSTCTHLEKPLATDLEALVTNERPSKCPRIQPEEMNATFLERDPGLRPQIWKFPVNLQDDIRRAYIRAKPCQPKLSEYPYSRMGNNHRRFQASWFETYSTWLEYSKSKDAIFCLPCYVFAKKPISRPGSDAFTGKGFNNWKKASDGMNSSLIRHVGKDPNSPHNIAVKCCEDLMNQSGHIDKIVEKQTLQEIKNNQLRLKTSIDSVQWLTFQACPFRGHDESSGSKNQGNFIELVKLLASYNDDVAGLVLENAPKNAKYTSPKIQKEILHIIANKVRDAIRKEIGDAKFCILVDEARDE
- the LOC132187858 gene encoding uncharacterized protein LOC132187858, which produces MAIILRFVDKDGFIRERFFHIVHVKDTSASTLKKEICVVLSRYNLQIENIRGQGYDGASNMRGEWNGLQALFLASIINIVGGSSKCHDDLQSIHAVEIEILVASNAIETGRGINQIGTLQRPGDTRWSSHYQSHLMKEIMGLTNMLCKSLQQKSLDILNAMSQVSTTQSLIQKMRDDGWEPLLTIVKSFCEENDIDIPDMNAHYTRARGRSCHQDEGSPTTMEHHFIVDIFTAAIDFQLQELTNRFNEQAVELLILSVALSPKDAYKSFKIDDICKLAEKFYPRDFTEQEKICLKFQLQHYKLDVPKHQDFQNMSTLFELCRGLAVSEKSKIYPLIDRLICLVLTLPVSTATTERAFSAMKLVKTRLRTRMEDEFLADHLVVYIEKEIAKNFTSEMIMDEFYSISDRRRA